A genomic window from Klebsiella quasipneumoniae subsp. quasipneumoniae includes:
- a CDS encoding ABC transporter permease, protein MSLVDYAIAVRRRPEWRKVRLQPGLWLAWAVMITALLMALAPQWFTSANPLEGIPGAQRLAPQAHYWLGTDQLGRDLWTRVVYGAVHSLSAALIAVAIGLVVGTALGTLAGALAGRVESTIMRLVDVLLAIPSLLLQLTVIILLGFGTVNAAVAVGVAAIASFARLARAEVVRVRHSDYVEAARGSGGTFLAIFWRHILPNSLTAVLAFATLQFGQAMLALATLSFLGYGTPPPVPEWGLLIAEGRNYLSTAWWLTTFPGLAVVAVVLAANRLSRQWSGVRP, encoded by the coding sequence ATGAGCCTGGTCGACTATGCCATCGCGGTTCGCCGCCGCCCGGAGTGGCGCAAAGTGCGTCTCCAGCCAGGCCTGTGGCTGGCGTGGGCGGTGATGATCACCGCCCTGTTAATGGCCCTTGCCCCACAGTGGTTTACCTCTGCTAACCCGCTGGAAGGGATCCCCGGCGCTCAGCGCCTGGCGCCGCAGGCGCACTACTGGCTGGGTACCGACCAGCTGGGCCGCGACCTGTGGACGCGGGTGGTTTACGGCGCGGTACATTCTCTGTCGGCGGCGCTGATCGCCGTCGCCATCGGTCTGGTGGTGGGCACCGCCCTTGGCACCCTCGCCGGGGCGCTGGCCGGCCGCGTGGAATCAACCATCATGCGCCTGGTGGATGTCCTGCTGGCTATCCCTTCCCTGCTGCTGCAGCTGACGGTGATCATTCTGCTGGGTTTTGGCACGGTGAATGCGGCGGTGGCGGTCGGCGTGGCGGCCATCGCCAGCTTCGCGCGCCTGGCGCGGGCGGAGGTGGTGCGCGTGCGCCACAGTGATTACGTCGAGGCGGCCCGGGGCAGCGGCGGCACCTTTCTCGCCATCTTCTGGCGTCATATCCTGCCCAACTCGCTCACCGCGGTACTCGCCTTCGCCACGCTGCAGTTTGGTCAGGCGATGCTGGCGCTGGCCACCCTCAGCTTCCTTGGCTACGGCACCCCGCCGCCGGTCCCGGAGTGGGGATTACTGATCGCCGAAGGTCGTAATTACCTGTCGACCGCCTGGTGGCTGACCACCTTCCCCGGCCTCGCCGTGGTCGCGGTGGTCCTGGCCGCCAATCGTCTTAGCCGCCAGTGGAGTGGAGTACGCCCATGA
- a CDS encoding ABC transporter permease — protein MSAYLLRRFGQGLLVLWAAFTLTFFLLQVLPGDAVLIKFQNPDLGLSPAQIADMRLAYGADSPLWRQYLHTLLAMLHGDFGYSLQAGLAVSSLIASNLPDTLSLALPAFLLAVILAFALAFASRLPGLRWLSNLLQSLPVLFISLPTFWLGIALIQLFSFQLRWIPVINPGPLEGLILPVIAVALPISAPLAQILMRSMDQVAVQPFVAVARAKGMSETGVLWRHVMGNALLPALNIAGLLLGELIAGALITETVFGRSGLGQLTQQAVNNQDIAVLQAVVMISALGFVLINLLVDLVMPRLDPRLQLQTGGAK, from the coding sequence ATGAGCGCTTATCTTCTGCGACGGTTCGGCCAGGGGCTGCTGGTCCTGTGGGCGGCGTTTACCCTCACCTTTTTCCTGCTGCAGGTGCTGCCGGGGGATGCGGTGCTGATCAAGTTTCAGAACCCGGACCTCGGTCTGAGCCCGGCGCAAATCGCCGACATGCGGCTGGCCTACGGCGCCGACAGCCCGCTGTGGCGCCAGTACCTGCACACGCTGCTGGCGATGCTGCACGGCGACTTTGGCTATTCCCTGCAGGCGGGTCTGGCGGTCAGTAGCCTGATTGCCAGCAACCTGCCGGATACCTTAAGCCTCGCCCTGCCGGCCTTCCTGCTGGCCGTGATCCTGGCGTTTGCCCTCGCTTTCGCCTCACGTCTGCCGGGGCTGCGCTGGCTAAGCAACCTCCTGCAGTCGCTGCCGGTGCTGTTTATCTCGCTGCCCACCTTCTGGCTGGGTATCGCCCTGATCCAGCTCTTTTCGTTTCAGCTGCGCTGGATCCCGGTGATCAACCCCGGTCCGCTGGAGGGGCTGATTTTACCGGTTATCGCCGTCGCGCTGCCCATCTCCGCCCCGCTGGCGCAGATCCTGATGCGCAGCATGGATCAGGTGGCGGTTCAGCCCTTCGTCGCGGTCGCCCGCGCCAAGGGAATGAGCGAGACCGGCGTCCTCTGGCGCCATGTGATGGGTAACGCCCTGCTGCCGGCGCTGAATATAGCCGGGCTGCTGCTGGGCGAGCTGATTGCCGGGGCGCTGATCACCGAGACCGTCTTCGGACGCAGCGGCCTCGGCCAGCTGACCCAGCAGGCGGTGAATAACCAGGATATCGCCGTGCTGCAGGCGGTGGTGATGATCTCAGCTCTCGGTTTTGTCCTGATCAACCTGCTGGTCGACCTGGTCATGCCGCGGCTGGATCCCCGACTCCAATTACAGACCGGAGGTGCGAAATGA
- a CDS encoding TIGR04028 family ABC transporter substrate-binding protein has product MHRHFRLPALAALFLSGAFSVWAADTPVKGGTLIYLEQQPHTNLYPPAGGFYPNGGILNQITDKLTWQNPKTLEIEPWIAESWTSNADKTEYTFHLRKGVTFSDGTPLDAAAVAKNFDTYGLGDKAHRLPVSEVINNYQRSEVIDPLTVKFYFNKPSPGFLQGTATIGSGLVSLSTLQRNFEELGDARHIIGSGPFVVQDEKPGRELTLVARKDYQWGPKNIAQQGPANLDGITYIVTPEDSVRIGALLAGQAGFIRQVQAYDEKQATDQGFTVYAAPTRGVNDSLSFRPDNPLVADLRVRQALLHATNARQVVETLFSANYPQATSVLASSAAGYVNLSDKLTFDQAKARQLLDEAGWKPAADGIRSKDGQRLALTVYESLPQPQNKEVLQLIAQQWRQVGVALTVKAGDAGSRTLDNLDPQKTPLTVSEVGRADPDVVKSMFFPNNRDALLQKGGSSDKVQHFRDDKLNDLLTGISAAVEPQQRLQLTGDAQRYLIDNAYVIPIFEEPQVFAGAPWVKGVSFEAVGRPSFYGAWLDKH; this is encoded by the coding sequence ATGCATCGTCATTTTCGCCTGCCCGCGCTGGCCGCGCTGTTTCTCTCCGGCGCCTTTTCCGTCTGGGCCGCCGACACGCCGGTTAAAGGCGGTACCTTGATTTATCTGGAGCAGCAACCGCACACCAATCTCTATCCACCCGCCGGCGGCTTTTATCCCAATGGCGGCATACTCAATCAGATCACCGACAAGCTGACCTGGCAGAACCCGAAAACGCTGGAGATTGAGCCGTGGATTGCCGAAAGCTGGACCAGCAATGCCGATAAAACCGAGTACACTTTCCACCTGCGAAAAGGGGTCACCTTCTCGGATGGCACGCCGCTGGACGCCGCCGCGGTCGCCAAAAACTTCGACACCTATGGGCTGGGGGATAAAGCCCATCGCCTGCCCGTCTCGGAGGTGATCAATAACTACCAGCGCAGCGAAGTGATCGACCCGCTGACGGTGAAATTCTACTTCAACAAGCCGTCGCCGGGCTTCCTGCAGGGGACCGCCACCATCGGCTCCGGCCTGGTCTCCCTCAGCACCCTGCAGCGCAATTTCGAGGAGCTGGGCGATGCCCGGCACATCATCGGCTCCGGTCCCTTCGTGGTGCAGGATGAAAAACCGGGCCGCGAGCTGACGCTGGTGGCGCGCAAGGATTATCAGTGGGGGCCGAAAAACATCGCCCAGCAGGGCCCCGCTAACCTCGACGGCATCACCTATATTGTCACCCCGGAAGACAGCGTGCGCATCGGCGCGCTGTTGGCGGGCCAGGCGGGCTTTATTCGCCAGGTGCAGGCCTACGATGAAAAGCAGGCGACCGATCAGGGGTTTACGGTCTACGCCGCGCCTACCCGCGGGGTCAACGACAGCCTGAGCTTCCGCCCGGATAACCCACTGGTCGCCGACCTGCGGGTGCGCCAGGCCCTGCTCCATGCCACCAACGCCCGGCAGGTGGTGGAGACGCTGTTCTCCGCTAACTACCCGCAAGCCACCTCCGTGCTGGCCAGCTCCGCCGCCGGCTATGTCAATCTGAGCGATAAGCTCACCTTCGACCAGGCCAAAGCCCGGCAGTTGCTGGATGAGGCCGGCTGGAAACCCGCCGCCGACGGCATTCGCAGCAAAGACGGGCAGCGGCTGGCGCTGACGGTCTATGAGTCGCTCCCGCAGCCGCAGAATAAAGAAGTGCTGCAGCTGATCGCCCAGCAATGGCGCCAGGTGGGGGTAGCGTTAACGGTCAAAGCCGGGGACGCCGGCAGCCGGACGCTCGATAACCTCGACCCGCAGAAAACCCCGCTCACCGTCTCGGAAGTGGGCCGCGCCGACCCGGATGTAGTAAAAAGCATGTTCTTTCCTAACAACCGTGACGCGCTGCTGCAGAAAGGCGGCTCCAGCGATAAAGTGCAGCACTTTCGCGATGATAAGCTGAACGACCTGCTGACCGGCATCTCCGCGGCGGTGGAGCCGCAGCAGCGCCTGCAGTTAACCGGCGATGCCCAGCGCTATCTGATCGATAACGCCTATGTGATCCCCATTTTCGAAGAGCCGCAGGTGTTCGCCGGCGCGCCGTGGGTGAAAGGCGTCAGCTTCGAAGCCGTCGGGCGTCCGTCGTTCTACGGCGCCTGGCTGGATAAACACTAA
- the adhP gene encoding alcohol dehydrogenase AdhP, whose product MKAAVVTHDHQVNVTEKTLRPLEYGEALLKMECCGVCHTDLHVKNGDFGDKTGVILGHEGIGVVQKVGPGVTSLKPGDRASVAWFFEGCGHCDYCNSGNETLCRSVKNAGYTVDGGMAEECIVTANYAVKVPDGLDSAAASSITCAGVTTYKAVKVSHIKPGQWIAIYGLGGLGNLALQYAKNVFNAKVIAIDVNDGQLELAASMGADLTINSRNEDAAKVIQEKTGGAHAAVVTAVAKAAFNSAVDAVRAGGRVVAVGLPPEAMSLDIPRLVLDGIEVVGSLVGTRQDLVEAFQFAAEGKVVPKVTLRPLEDINAIFKEMEQGQIRGRMVIDLRS is encoded by the coding sequence ATGAAGGCAGCTGTTGTTACTCACGACCATCAGGTTAACGTTACGGAAAAAACGCTGCGCCCGCTGGAATACGGCGAAGCGCTGTTGAAAATGGAATGCTGCGGCGTGTGTCATACTGACCTGCACGTGAAAAACGGCGATTTTGGCGATAAAACCGGCGTTATTCTCGGTCATGAAGGGATCGGGGTAGTACAAAAAGTCGGCCCTGGCGTCACCTCCCTGAAGCCGGGCGATCGCGCCAGCGTGGCGTGGTTCTTCGAAGGCTGCGGCCACTGCGATTACTGTAACAGCGGCAACGAGACGCTGTGCCGCTCGGTGAAAAACGCTGGCTATACCGTCGACGGCGGCATGGCGGAAGAGTGCATCGTCACCGCCAACTACGCGGTTAAAGTCCCGGACGGCCTCGACTCCGCCGCCGCCAGCAGCATTACCTGCGCTGGGGTCACCACCTACAAAGCCGTTAAGGTCTCCCACATCAAGCCGGGCCAGTGGATCGCTATCTACGGCCTCGGCGGGCTGGGCAACCTGGCGCTGCAGTATGCCAAGAATGTCTTTAACGCCAAAGTGATCGCTATCGACGTCAACGACGGCCAGCTGGAGCTGGCGGCGTCGATGGGCGCTGACCTGACCATCAACTCGCGCAATGAAGATGCGGCGAAAGTGATTCAGGAAAAAACCGGCGGCGCCCACGCTGCGGTGGTGACCGCGGTGGCCAAAGCGGCCTTTAACTCGGCGGTGGATGCCGTTCGCGCCGGCGGCCGCGTGGTGGCGGTAGGCCTGCCGCCAGAGGCGATGAGCCTCGATATTCCACGTCTGGTACTCGACGGTATCGAGGTGGTCGGCTCGCTGGTCGGCACCCGTCAGGATCTGGTGGAAGCGTTCCAGTTCGCCGCCGAAGGCAAAGTGGTGCCGAAAGTCACCCTGCGTCCGCTGGAAGATATCAATGCCATCTTCAAAGAGATGGAACAGGGTCAGATCCGCGGCCGTATGGTTATCGATCTGCGTAGCTAA
- a CDS encoding inorganic diphosphatase yields the protein MHLVKTLLTAGLLFSAAAQAHNVLEFPQPENNPEEFYAVTEIPAGGIIKYETDAKTGFIVADRFQSMPVAYPANYGSLTQSLAGDGDPLDVVFYTRAPMAPGTLIKLRPIGVLKMIDGGEKDDKIIAVPASKIDPTYDDIQTITDLPKIEQQRLEAFFRVYKELPEGRKKVELAGFNDAAAAKQEIKSAWEAWKAKNPQ from the coding sequence ATGCATCTGGTCAAAACGCTCCTCACCGCCGGTCTGCTTTTTTCCGCCGCCGCGCAGGCTCACAATGTGCTGGAATTCCCGCAGCCGGAAAACAATCCGGAAGAGTTTTACGCAGTCACCGAGATCCCGGCAGGCGGGATCATTAAGTATGAAACCGACGCTAAAACGGGGTTTATCGTCGCCGACCGCTTTCAGTCGATGCCGGTGGCTTACCCGGCGAACTACGGTTCATTAACCCAGTCGCTGGCCGGGGATGGCGACCCGCTGGACGTAGTGTTTTACACCCGCGCGCCGATGGCCCCGGGCACGCTGATTAAGCTGCGGCCGATCGGCGTTCTTAAGATGATAGACGGCGGTGAGAAAGACGACAAAATCATCGCCGTCCCGGCCAGTAAAATTGATCCGACCTATGACGACATTCAGACCATCACCGATCTGCCGAAAATCGAGCAGCAGCGGCTGGAGGCCTTCTTCCGGGTCTATAAAGAACTACCAGAGGGGCGGAAAAAGGTCGAGCTGGCCGGTTTTAATGATGCCGCCGCCGCGAAGCAGGAGATCAAATCGGCCTGGGAGGCCTGGAAGGCGAAGAACCCGCAATAA
- a CDS encoding helix-turn-helix domain-containing GNAT family N-acetyltransferase, producing MSDTPLIQQIRTASRLMVRELGFMNTTLAATHYSPSAVHTLLEVSVRGTITAAQLVTLLGLEKSSVSRMVARLLAAGELEERPCAEDARSKSLALTAKGHDTVATINAYGTRRVVEALAHLDETQQRTVASGLAAYAQALAQCRDAALAETTPQISLVTGYQPGAIGRIAQMHGEYYARHHDFGAFFEGKVASGVAEFATRLSSPVNQIWLAMREGKIVGSVAIDGEDLGQQQAHLRWFILDDSCRGTGIGRRLLSEAMAFCDSRQFSAVQLWTFKGLDAARKLYESFGFTLTREWQGDQWGKMMTEQQFTRPGNAG from the coding sequence ATGTCTGACACGCCTTTAATCCAACAAATTCGAACGGCCTCGCGGTTAATGGTGCGCGAGCTGGGTTTTATGAACACCACGCTGGCCGCCACCCACTATTCACCCTCGGCGGTGCATACCCTGCTGGAGGTGTCGGTCAGGGGGACGATAACCGCCGCGCAGCTGGTCACATTGCTCGGGCTGGAAAAATCGAGCGTCAGCCGGATGGTCGCCCGTCTGCTGGCCGCCGGAGAGCTGGAGGAGCGCCCCTGCGCGGAGGACGCGCGATCTAAATCGCTGGCGCTGACCGCGAAAGGGCACGACACGGTGGCAACGATTAACGCCTACGGTACCCGCCGGGTGGTGGAGGCGTTAGCGCATCTCGATGAGACGCAGCAGCGGACCGTCGCCAGCGGACTGGCGGCCTATGCTCAGGCGCTGGCGCAGTGTCGGGATGCTGCGCTTGCGGAAACGACGCCGCAAATTTCGCTGGTGACCGGCTATCAGCCGGGGGCGATTGGCCGGATAGCCCAGATGCACGGGGAGTATTACGCCCGGCACCATGATTTCGGCGCTTTTTTTGAAGGCAAGGTTGCCAGCGGCGTCGCGGAATTCGCCACCCGGCTTTCCTCGCCGGTCAACCAGATCTGGCTGGCGATGCGCGAGGGGAAGATTGTCGGTTCGGTGGCGATCGATGGCGAGGATCTCGGCCAGCAGCAGGCGCATCTGCGCTGGTTCATTCTCGATGACAGCTGCCGGGGAACCGGCATTGGCAGGCGGCTGCTCAGTGAGGCGATGGCTTTCTGCGATAGTCGTCAGTTCAGCGCCGTTCAGCTGTGGACGTTTAAAGGTCTGGACGCGGCCCGCAAACTGTATGAGTCCTTTGGCTTCACGTTAACCCGCGAATGGCAGGGGGACCAGTGGGGAAAGATGATGACCGAGCAGCAGTTTACCCGGCCAGGAAACGCCGGCTAA